CATGATCACCAAGGCGGCGACACTTAATAAAAAACCAAGACCATGGGTGATGGTGCTGGCAAGCTCTTCAGGGCCACTTTCACAGAGCTCTGAACGGATTTTTTCAGGGATCGAACTTAGGTCTGTCATGATGCTGGGTCAGCTAGCGTTTCTTCGGCAGACGCTTTCCTTGAACTCGGGCTGAGATCAAGTTCTCGCATCGGCCGTTCAGACGTAACTTCTCGCAACAGGCTTCAATTTTCAATGATTGTTTTTCCGGACGGAAGCCTAGGCGTCGAGCCGCGCAGTCGTTCATCAGCTGAATGTGGGCGTCTTCGAATTCCACCACCTTGCCACAGTCAATGCATACCAAGTGATTGTGGGCGGGGCTTTCCACGAAGTTGGGGTCATACGTTTTCTGATCGTCGCCTAAATCGATCTCATGCAGCAGCCCAGCCTCCACCAGAAGGGAGATCGTGCGATACACGGTGGCACGTGAAGAACTCGATTGGGTGTTCTTCACACGGTCCCATAACTCGTCCGCGGTGAAGTGCTCGTCGTTGGCGAAAATCGCTTCAACAATCGCGTTGCGCTGAGGGGTGTTTCGCAGTCCCTTGCTTTGAATAAATTCTTGCAAGCGATTTTCGATCGTGGCGTCCATGAAGGATATCCTAGACAAAGCTGTCCCATGTGGCGAATTGGAAATTTCGATATTGGATTTTTTCTCCAGCTGGGCTTGGATAGCTCTCGTGCACCATTCATTTCCTGCCTTCCTCACGTCAGCGCTATTGGGCCTCGCATGTTCCGTCTCATTGGTCTCCTGCGGGAGCAGTGAGAAACCGCCACTCGCTGTTCGCCAACTCCATCTCGATAGTGAAAAGGTCGTTGACGATAACGCTGAGATGGTCCGGGGCGAGCAGCTTTACCGCCTGCAAGGTGCTGTCACCACCGAAGAGCGGATGAGCCGGCTTGGCCATTATTACACCGTGTATTGGAATGACCTTGGCTCCGATGTGCGCGACGCCAAAGTGGTGTTTGATTACCAACAGGCGACAAGTGCCTCGAAAACAATTACCCGCAGTGTCACCATTCCCGATGGTCAGAGCAGCGGGTCTGTTGAGTTCAAAATCATCGGCGAGGCGTATCAACAGGGTGGCCGAGTGCTCGCCTGGAGAGCTCGCTTGATTCGCGGCGGCAAGGTGGTCGCAGTTAAACGATCGTATCTCTGGCGTTGAAAAATATCCTCTCTGAATGATTGACCTCGGCTAGCCCAGAGCGTAGGTTTGGAACTGTCGCCCTAATAAAAAATTCTCTGAATAGAGTGAGTGCAGAAAACCCAATTTCAGCTAGTCGCGAAAGCGAATTCTCGTGGATCCGCTGCGAAGGAAAAGGATCATTTTTAAACAGTCCCACACTCAAGCAGTGGGCTGAAAATGAGATTAATTCCGGAGCTACCACCGTGGTCGTGGATCTCGCTGCCTGCACAGGTATGGACTCCACGTTCATGGGCACCTTGGCAGGGCTCGCGATGCGTCTGATGAAGATCCCGGACGCTCACTTGCAAATCGCGGAACCTGGCGACCGCAACCAGCAGTCGCTCGAAGATCTCGGACTGGATGTGCTGATGCAAATCAACCCGAAGGAGGCCGTCTGGGAAGACCGCATTCCGGAGATCAGAGCCAATCTTACTCCATGCGGCGATGAAGGTTCTCCCCGCGACCGAGGTAGCCATGTCCTCGATGCCCATAAAAAACTGGTCGAGGCCGATGATGCGAATGCCGAAAAATTCGCCACCGTGCTCGATTTTCTAGAAGCCGAAGTGAAGGCGAAGAAAACGGGGAACAAGTAGCGCGAGTCGGCGATTTTCAGGTCTCACACAATTCTCCTCAATGATCGCAGCTCTACCGAACTTCAGTAGCCCATGACTAGTTCCGCCTACGCGATCGCTGCTGTCATTGCAGTTTTATTTGCCATTTGCCTGATCGCTCTGCGTCAAAAAGGCAGACAACTAGCCGCCACTCAGCGTGAGAAGGATGATATTCTCGGCGAGGAATTGCGCATGTTTGATTTCTTGCATCACCTCGGTGAGGTGATTGGCAAAGATATTTCCTCGCGGCAGCTTTATAAGGAAATTGTCGAGGGCTTCAGTAAGGTGCTGGGTGCCGATGGGGGAGCCCTGTATTTTCTGACCGAAGACCAGAAATACCTCACCCCTAAATACATTTCCAAAGATTGCCCGCCCCTGGTTGGTGTTCCCGTGGAGATCCGACAGCGAGCCAAGAAGGACTCGCGGGCACTGGCCAGCCATCTGCGCCTATCCAAAGTAGGTGCCGCCGAAGGTGTGCTGGGAGCTACTCTAACTGGTGGCGAGTGTTTAATGATCCCCAACGTCAAAGATCACGAGTCGTTTAAAGACTCATTTGTCAGCTACGATGAGAACGTCACCGCTTTATTAGCGCCACTGCAATATAGTGGCAGAGATATTGGCGTGGTAGCGATCGTTAGGAGACACAGTTCGAGCGCAAGCCTCTTCACCGGTAATGATTTTGAAGTGTTTCGTTCAGCCTCCGAGCAATCCGCATTCGCCCTCGGCAATGCCATGATCCACCGTGAGTTGGTGGAGAAACGCAAGCTCGACGATGAAATTCGCACGGCAAGAGAGGTGCAGAACGTTTTGCTTCCTTCCGAGGAACCTATCATTCCTGGCTATCGAGTCAGTGGAAGTAATACCCCGGCACGCATGATTAGCGGCGATTATTTCGATTACATTGAACTCGATGAAAACCAGACCGGTGTCGTCATTGCCGATGTGACTGGAAAGGGGGTTCCTGCAGGGTTGCTGATGGCGATGTGCCGCAGCGTCCTTCGCCTAACAGCTAAGACATCTGCGTCACCCTCTGAAGCATTGGTGCAGGTGAATCGCAATTTGTTCCCGGATGTTAGAGAGGACATGTTTGTCAGTCTTGCTTACGTAGTGCTCGAGCATGGCTCTGGAAATCTTAAACTCGCCAGAGCCGGTCACGACCCTCCGATGATGTTCCGTAGCGACACCGGCACGATTGAAAACATCAAGCCGCCGGGGCTTGCAATCGGTATTGATGAAGGCGAGGTCTTTGAGCGTGTTACCAAGGATTTGGAATTGGAAATGGCCTCCGGTGATTGCTTGCTATTCTATACCGATGGCGTCTGCGAAGCAGAAAACAGAAGTGAAGGGGAGTTTGGTAAAGAACGACTTAAGGATGTTTTCCTCAAATCTGCCCCGTTAGGTTCGGAGGCGGTGGTTGAATCCGTGCGTCGCGCGGTCGCCGATTTCTCCGGTGACATCCCTCAGATGGATGACATCACGATGATCGCCATTGAGAAACGATGAGCCTCATAGGAAGGATGAGCAGATTAATATAGATTTTCTTATTTTACCGCTTGCAAGCACCCAGATGCCTTATAGAATAAAGCCTGTCAGCGTTTGAGCAAAATGTTGGAACGCTGTATAACTCGTCTGATCTCAGCCATTTTGGTAGGTCGGACACACACCCTAGTAAACTAGATACAAATATGAAACTCGTTAAAATCATCGCAATCGCCGCCGCTGCATGCGGAGTCATGGTCAGCGCTTCTTGCTGCTCAAAGCCAGCTCCTGAAACTCCACCAGTTGTCGTTCCTCCAGTTAAGTAACTTCGATTGTTTCTAACATCTTTTCAGTAAGTGCCAAGCATCACGCCTGACACACCCACTGAAACTAACCAAAACCATAATACTAAATATGAAAATTGCACTTATTCTTGCTGCTGCTGTTGGCGTCGCCGTCAGCGCTTCCTGTGGATCCAAGCCTGAGCCTACCGTTGCTCCTGCTCCTGTGATGACACAGCCAATGAAGTAATTCATTGAGGCTATTTGATAGCCTTGAAAATAGTTCAAGGGCGGACATTGTTAGCAGTTCTGTTAGCATGTTCGCCCTTTTCTTATGCCTTTTTTCTTGCCTAGATTTTGGATTCTGGCAAAACCAATCACGATCATTTGATCAACGTAGAATAACACCACGATCCACATTAATACATATACTATGAAAGCACTTCGTATCTTTATCATGTTGTCCACCGTTGCCGGTGCTGCTGTTCTCTCTTCCTGCGGTTGCTGCACCGGTGAAGAGCGTCCACCTGAACTTCGTCCTCTGCCACAATTCAATGACGTCCCAGTCGTTGAATACGCCAAGTAATTCTGCGAGGACTTACCTCAAACTTTTTCCAAAGAGCCGTCGTTCATTCGACGGCTCTTTTTGTGTGCACGGCATGTGCTTTCTGGTGACTTGTCCTATCGTGAATCAAAGTGTCGCACTGTGTCAGAATGACTCGGACAAGTTGGGCGATATGGGTCATCTTGACGCGATTCGTAGTGTGGTTGGATAGGGGCGATTTTCGCTAATTCCTAGATAAATAGCAGGTTATAGACCGGTTCGTTGCGGTGGCATAGTGCGTGCATAAGAAATGTCAGTTGAAAGATCTCAGCTCCCATTTCAAAGCAAAACCGCAACTCCAAACGAAAGGACCCAACTAACATGGCTAAAATACTAGGAATCGACCTCGGAACTACCAACTCCTGCATGGCAGTGATGGATGGTAGTGAAGCAACAGTTCTCGAAAACTCCGAGGGCGCACGCACCACACCCTCCATCGTAGCATTCACCAAGTCCGGTGAACGCCTCGTTGGCCAAGCCGCCAAGCGCCAGGCGGTCACCAACCCCAAGAATACCATCTTCTCCGCGAAACGTTACATCGGCCGCAAATACAGCGAGCTCTCCGATGCCGACAAAAACGTCCCTTACGAAATCGTTGAGGCCGACAACGGCGATGCCCACATTCAAGTGGAAGTCGGAGGTGAAAAGAAAACTTACTCTCCTCAGGAAATCGCAGCCATGGTGCTCGGCAAACTGAAGTCCGATGCTGAGACCAAGCTCGGCGAGACCATCACCGAGGCTGTGATCACGGTGCCTGCTTATTTCAACGATTCCCAACGGTCCGCCACCAAGGCAGCCGGTGAGATCGCTGGATTGAAAGTGCGCCGCATCATCAACGAACCTACTGCCGCAGCTCTTGCCTACGGTATTGATAAAAAATCCGAAGAGAAAGTCGCCGTGTATGACCTCGGTGGCGGAACCTTCGATATCTCCGTTCTCGACATCGACGACGGCGTCTTCGAAGTGCTTGCAACAGACGGCGACACCCAGCTGGGTGGTGACGACTGGGACAACACTCTGATCGACTGGATTGTCAACGAGTTCAAAGATGCCGAAGGCATGGACCTGAGCAAGCAACCTGACGCGCTGCAGCGGATTAAAGAAGAGGCAGAAAAAGCCAAGATCGCCCTGTCATCATCGCAGAGCTACGACATGAGCCTGCCATTCATCACCATGGACCAGACTGGTCCTAAGCACATCCAACAGACACTGACACGTGCCAAGCTCGAGCAACTCACCGATCACCTCTTTGAGCGCACCAAGAAGCCCGTTCTAGACTGCTTGAAGGAAGCCGGTGTTTCTGCCAGCGAAGTTGACGAGCTCGTTCTCGTCGGTGGTATGACCCGCATGCCCAAGGTGGTGGAAACTGCTGAAGCTCTTGCCGGCAAGAAGCCTAACCAAGGCGTGAACCCGGATGAAGTGGTCGCCATCGGCGCCGGCATCCAGGGCGGAGTCCTGCAAGGCGATGTCTCAGACGTTCTGCTGCTCGACGTGGCTCCTCTGACTCTGTCCATCGAGACAGCCGGTCAGATCGCCACCCCCATGATCGAGCGCAACACCACCATCCCTGCGAAGAAGTCTCAGACCTTCTCCACCGCTGCGGATAACCAGCCAGGTGTGGACATCCGCATCTGTCAAGGTGAGCGCAAGATGTTTGCCGATAACAAGATCCTCGGTAACTTCCACCTCGGTGATATCGAGCCCGCTCCACGTGGCACACCTCAGATCGAAGTGACCTTCGACATCGATGCCAACGGTATCCTGCACGTGTCCGCCAAGGACAAGAACACTGGCAAGGAAAACAAAATCTCCATCGAGGGCTCCAGTGGTCTTTCTGATGAGGAAATCGAAAAAGCCAAGCGCGATGCGGAAGAGCACGCCGAGGAGGACAAGAAACGCGCCGAAGCCGTTGAAACCAAAAACAACGCAGAGAACCTGGTGAACCAAGTTGAAAAACAACTCGGCGAACTCGGTGAGCAGCTTCCCGCTGAAATCAAGTCCGGCATCGAAGCCAAAGTGGAAGCCGTCAAAGAGGCTCTCAAGGCTGACGACCTCGATACCATCAAGTCCGCTACCAGCGAGCTCGAAGCATCCCTGCAAGAG
This Oceaniferula flava DNA region includes the following protein-coding sequences:
- a CDS encoding Fur family transcriptional regulator; protein product: MDATIENRLQEFIQSKGLRNTPQRNAIVEAIFANDEHFTADELWDRVKNTQSSSSRATVYRTISLLVEAGLLHEIDLGDDQKTYDPNFVESPAHNHLVCIDCGKVVEFEDAHIQLMNDCAARRLGFRPEKQSLKIEACCEKLRLNGRCENLISARVQGKRLPKKR
- a CDS encoding GAF domain-containing SpoIIE family protein phosphatase, giving the protein MTSSAYAIAAVIAVLFAICLIALRQKGRQLAATQREKDDILGEELRMFDFLHHLGEVIGKDISSRQLYKEIVEGFSKVLGADGGALYFLTEDQKYLTPKYISKDCPPLVGVPVEIRQRAKKDSRALASHLRLSKVGAAEGVLGATLTGGECLMIPNVKDHESFKDSFVSYDENVTALLAPLQYSGRDIGVVAIVRRHSSSASLFTGNDFEVFRSASEQSAFALGNAMIHRELVEKRKLDDEIRTAREVQNVLLPSEEPIIPGYRVSGSNTPARMISGDYFDYIELDENQTGVVIADVTGKGVPAGLLMAMCRSVLRLTAKTSASPSEALVQVNRNLFPDVREDMFVSLAYVVLEHGSGNLKLARAGHDPPMMFRSDTGTIENIKPPGLAIGIDEGEVFERVTKDLELEMASGDCLLFYTDGVCEAENRSEGEFGKERLKDVFLKSAPLGSEAVVESVRRAVADFSGDIPQMDDITMIAIEKR
- the dnaK gene encoding molecular chaperone DnaK encodes the protein MAKILGIDLGTTNSCMAVMDGSEATVLENSEGARTTPSIVAFTKSGERLVGQAAKRQAVTNPKNTIFSAKRYIGRKYSELSDADKNVPYEIVEADNGDAHIQVEVGGEKKTYSPQEIAAMVLGKLKSDAETKLGETITEAVITVPAYFNDSQRSATKAAGEIAGLKVRRIINEPTAAALAYGIDKKSEEKVAVYDLGGGTFDISVLDIDDGVFEVLATDGDTQLGGDDWDNTLIDWIVNEFKDAEGMDLSKQPDALQRIKEEAEKAKIALSSSQSYDMSLPFITMDQTGPKHIQQTLTRAKLEQLTDHLFERTKKPVLDCLKEAGVSASEVDELVLVGGMTRMPKVVETAEALAGKKPNQGVNPDEVVAIGAGIQGGVLQGDVSDVLLLDVAPLTLSIETAGQIATPMIERNTTIPAKKSQTFSTAADNQPGVDIRICQGERKMFADNKILGNFHLGDIEPAPRGTPQIEVTFDIDANGILHVSAKDKNTGKENKISIEGSSGLSDEEIEKAKRDAEEHAEEDKKRAEAVETKNNAENLVNQVEKQLGELGEQLPAEIKSGIEAKVEAVKEALKADDLDTIKSATSELEASLQELAQAAQAAQGAAGAGAPAPEADAGEEKPSEPKQAKGKVVDAEVVDD
- a CDS encoding STAS domain-containing protein yields the protein MSAENPISASRESEFSWIRCEGKGSFLNSPTLKQWAENEINSGATTVVVDLAACTGMDSTFMGTLAGLAMRLMKIPDAHLQIAEPGDRNQQSLEDLGLDVLMQINPKEAVWEDRIPEIRANLTPCGDEGSPRDRGSHVLDAHKKLVEADDANAEKFATVLDFLEAEVKAKKTGNK